A single region of the Leisingera thetidis genome encodes:
- a CDS encoding ATP-binding protein, translating to MASLNLLVFVCLAYAAFLFFIAFWADRMSTRGKSAAWMRSPLIYTLSLSIYCTAWTFYGAVGYAARSGLEFVTIYLGPSLVMIGWWWGLRKLVRIGRSQRITSIADLLSSRYGKSNLLAAGVTILAVIGVTPYISLQLQSVTLSFAIFAEADPLRGYNGTSTVFWVAAGLAVFAILFGTRNLNANERHHGVVTAVALEAIVKLAALLAVGVFVVWGVAGGVGETLQRIDASQIGQWNVDGSRWAAITFLAAAAFVCLPRMFQVMVVENVDERHLRIASWAFPLYLLLMSLFVVPIAAVGLELLPAGANPDMFVLTVPLQQGQQGLAMLSFLGGFSSATSMVIVAAMAVSTMVSNHIVMPVWLRLQSRRASVSGDVRDVVLLSRRVSIAAIMGLGYFYYHLSGGAAALAAVGLISFAGVAQILPALVGGLFWRGATRSGALAGLTVGFAIWLYTMLLPALGGGLLPEHILRGGLFGLSWLRPQALFGIEGMDPTVHAVMWSMSLNALAFCLVSLMSFPSPLERLQGAQFVNVFDHSAGPRGWTGSVAQCEDLMIMSQRILGAAEAQAFFHRERLRQGGRGPLPEPTPAFLERLERELSASIGAAAAHAMIGQIAGGSSVSVADLLAVADETAQMLEYSSRLEMQSAELTATARKLRETNEKLTQISEQKDAFLSQVSHELRTPMTSIRAFSEILRDDGQLSPQDQRHYAGIIHDETLRLTRLLNDLLDLSVLENGQVSLNMTAGTLTEVLDHAVAAALAGSERPLKVRRTTETETVRISSDLDRLAQVFINLIANAQKYCDAENPELTISATAAGRLLHIDFTDNGSGVPTDFQQMIFEKFSRVSPERAGGAGLGLAICREVMQRLGGDVAYVPGGSGGAFRVSLPAAGEKAA from the coding sequence ATGGCCTCGCTCAACCTGCTGGTCTTCGTCTGCCTGGCTTATGCGGCGTTTCTGTTCTTCATCGCCTTCTGGGCCGACCGGATGTCCACCCGCGGCAAAAGCGCCGCCTGGATGCGCTCGCCGCTGATCTACACGCTGTCGCTGTCGATCTATTGCACCGCCTGGACCTTTTACGGAGCGGTGGGGTACGCGGCGCGGTCCGGACTGGAGTTCGTGACGATCTACCTTGGTCCCTCGCTGGTGATGATCGGCTGGTGGTGGGGCCTGCGCAAGCTGGTGCGGATCGGCCGCAGCCAGCGGATCACCTCGATCGCCGACCTGCTGTCCTCGCGCTATGGCAAGTCGAACCTGCTGGCGGCCGGGGTGACCATTCTCGCGGTGATCGGCGTCACCCCCTATATTTCGCTGCAGCTGCAGTCGGTCACCCTGTCCTTTGCCATTTTTGCCGAAGCCGATCCGCTGCGCGGATACAACGGGACGTCAACTGTGTTCTGGGTGGCTGCCGGGCTGGCGGTGTTTGCCATCCTGTTCGGCACCCGCAACCTCAATGCCAATGAACGCCACCACGGGGTGGTGACCGCCGTGGCACTGGAGGCCATCGTCAAATTGGCGGCGCTGCTGGCAGTGGGGGTGTTTGTGGTCTGGGGCGTGGCCGGCGGGGTGGGAGAGACGCTGCAGCGCATCGATGCCTCGCAGATCGGCCAGTGGAATGTCGATGGCAGCCGCTGGGCCGCCATCACCTTCCTGGCCGCTGCCGCCTTTGTCTGCCTGCCGCGGATGTTCCAGGTGATGGTGGTGGAAAACGTGGATGAACGGCACCTGCGCATCGCCTCCTGGGCGTTCCCGCTCTATCTGCTGCTGATGTCGCTGTTTGTGGTGCCGATTGCCGCCGTCGGGCTCGAGCTGCTGCCCGCGGGCGCCAACCCGGATATGTTTGTGCTGACCGTACCGCTGCAGCAGGGCCAGCAGGGGCTGGCGATGCTGTCCTTCCTCGGCGGCTTTTCCTCGGCCACCTCGATGGTGATCGTCGCCGCCATGGCGGTGTCGACGATGGTGTCGAACCATATCGTGATGCCGGTCTGGCTGCGGCTGCAAAGCCGCCGCGCCTCGGTCTCGGGCGATGTGCGCGACGTGGTGCTGCTGTCGCGCCGGGTGTCGATCGCGGCGATCATGGGGCTGGGCTATTTCTACTATCACCTCTCCGGCGGCGCGGCGGCGCTGGCGGCCGTCGGCCTCATTTCCTTTGCCGGCGTGGCCCAGATCCTGCCCGCGCTGGTTGGCGGGCTGTTCTGGCGCGGCGCCACCCGGTCCGGTGCGCTGGCCGGGCTGACGGTGGGTTTTGCGATCTGGCTTTACACCATGCTGCTGCCGGCCCTTGGCGGCGGGCTGCTGCCGGAGCACATCCTGCGCGGGGGCCTCTTCGGGCTCAGCTGGCTGCGCCCGCAGGCGCTGTTCGGCATAGAGGGCATGGACCCGACCGTGCATGCGGTGATGTGGTCGATGAGCCTCAACGCGCTGGCGTTCTGCCTGGTGTCGCTGATGAGCTTCCCCAGCCCGCTGGAACGGCTGCAGGGGGCGCAATTCGTCAATGTCTTCGACCACTCCGCCGGCCCGCGCGGCTGGACCGGGTCGGTTGCGCAATGCGAAGATCTGATGATCATGTCGCAGCGGATCCTCGGCGCCGCCGAGGCACAGGCGTTCTTCCACCGCGAGCGGCTGCGACAGGGCGGCCGCGGGCCCCTGCCGGAGCCGACGCCCGCCTTCCTTGAGCGGCTGGAGCGCGAGCTCAGCGCCTCCATCGGCGCGGCGGCGGCACATGCAATGATCGGCCAGATTGCCGGCGGCTCGTCGGTGTCCGTGGCGGATCTGCTGGCGGTGGCGGATGAAACGGCGCAGATGCTGGAATATTCCAGCCGCCTGGAGATGCAGTCCGCAGAGCTGACGGCCACTGCCCGTAAGTTGCGGGAAACAAACGAGAAGCTCACCCAGATTTCCGAGCAGAAGGACGCCTTCCTCAGCCAGGTAAGCCACGAGCTGCGGACGCCGATGACCTCGATCCGTGCGTTCTCGGAGATCCTGCGGGATGATGGGCAGCTCAGCCCGCAGGACCAGCGCCACTATGCCGGTATCATCCATGACGAGACGCTGCGCCTCACCCGGCTGCTCAATGATCTTCTGGATCTCAGCGTGCTGGAAAACGGCCAGGTGAGCCTCAACATGACCGCGGGCACTCTGACGGAAGTCCTCGATCACGCAGTTGCCGCGGCGCTGGCCGGATCGGAGCGCCCGCTGAAGGTCCGCCGCACCACGGAAACCGAGACAGTCCGCATTTCCTCCGATCTCGACCGTCTGGCGCAGGTCTTTATCAACCTGATCGCCAATGCGCAGAAATACTGCGATGCGGAAAACCCGGAGCTGACCATATCAGCCACCGCGGCGGGCCGGCTGCTGCATATCGATTTCACGGACAATGGCAGCGGCGTGCCCACGGATTTCCAGCAAATGATTTTTGAGAAGTTTTCGCGTGTTAGCCCGGAACGTGCGGGCGGCGCCGGGCTGGGCCTTGCGATCTGCCGCGAAGTGATGCAGCGGCTGGGCGGGGATGTCGCCTACGTGCCGGGCGGCAGCGGCGGCGCGTTCCGGGTTTCCTTACCCGCAGCAGGCGAAAAGGCGGCCTGA
- a CDS encoding response regulator transcription factor, which translates to MGRHVVLIEDEPNITEAIRFLLTRDGWSVDAHTDGATAVEVIREANPDLVILDLMLPGKSGLEIVRALRGESGMAALPVLMLTARGQMRDREMAEKAGVTRFMTKPFSNAEVLTAVRDLHAQAGQG; encoded by the coding sequence ATGGGCAGGCATGTTGTTCTGATCGAAGATGAGCCGAATATCACTGAAGCCATCCGGTTTCTGCTGACCCGCGACGGCTGGAGCGTCGATGCGCATACCGATGGCGCCACGGCGGTGGAGGTGATCCGCGAGGCCAATCCCGATCTGGTGATTCTCGATCTGATGCTGCCGGGAAAAAGCGGCCTGGAAATCGTGCGCGCGCTGCGCGGCGAAAGCGGCATGGCGGCGCTGCCGGTGCTGATGCTGACTGCCCGGGGCCAGATGCGCGACCGGGAAATGGCGGAAAAGGCCGGGGTTACCCGTTTCATGACCAAACCCTTCTCCAATGCCGAGGTGCTGACGGCGGTGCGTGATCTGCACGCCCAGGCAGGCCAAGGATAA